The Chryseolinea soli genome contains a region encoding:
- a CDS encoding fibronectin type III domain-containing protein, with amino-acid sequence MKKVIRVALNMYRLSDEALEVKVQSIIKNMTNNASFPGSIPELDAVSQAFTAFQVALVAQRTGTKRETAIKNDLRAALIVACRHLANVVDAKSNNDLGILLSSGFDARKEPTAAGRIEKPGGLQVTVGNLPGTVKVSIGKVANAVLFVYQYAPAPVTDQTEWKTLNSTTRTKTIINLEPGKQYAFRVGAAGPDPEVIYSDVVLRFVA; translated from the coding sequence ATGAAAAAAGTGATTCGTGTGGCACTTAACATGTACCGGTTAAGCGATGAGGCCCTGGAGGTGAAGGTGCAATCCATTATCAAGAACATGACGAACAATGCGAGCTTTCCTGGGTCCATTCCCGAGCTCGATGCGGTGTCGCAAGCCTTCACGGCCTTTCAGGTTGCGTTGGTGGCGCAGCGCACGGGTACGAAACGCGAGACGGCCATTAAAAATGATCTGCGCGCGGCCTTGATCGTCGCCTGTCGCCACCTGGCCAATGTAGTAGACGCAAAAAGCAACAACGACCTTGGCATCTTGCTCAGCTCGGGCTTCGATGCCCGCAAAGAACCCACGGCGGCGGGGCGTATAGAAAAACCCGGTGGTCTGCAAGTAACGGTGGGCAACTTGCCGGGGACGGTCAAGGTAAGCATCGGCAAAGTGGCCAATGCCGTACTCTTCGTCTATCAATATGCTCCGGCACCCGTTACCGACCAGACCGAGTGGAAAACCCTCAACAGCACCACCCGCACCAAAACCATCATCAACCTCGAACCTGGCAAACAATACGCCTTCCGCGTAGGCGCCGCCGGCCCAGACCCGGAGGTGATTTACTCTGATGTGGTGCTGCGGTTTGTGGCGTAG
- a CDS encoding APC family permease, with translation MEKSLSGSPKHELKKVLGVSFGVAVMIGGTIGAGILRTPGTIALMLDNYWLIVLCWLFGGVYVLMGVSSFSEMATIMPKAGGPYNYVMRAFGTYCGFLTGWLDYLINAIGPAYFCIVISEYVVILFPAWAGYETLVAVGFLLVFTAFHLVGVQGGSIAQQIMSLAKVIFFVVLIAACFFVKVDHISFGQPLPVLKGGLLIGMLKSMQLIVGAYDGWWSACFFAEEDKDPEKNLPRSLFMGAVTVILIYVIFNIALFYVVPLDSISTSTLVASDAAKVVFGSGGATFVVVLAIASLVSILNAYMMIPARILFGLSRDGFFVRQGMQVNKGGTPTVALLSSAALALGLILVGSFEALFSLSAFISLIVLGFAFGALIKLRRVEPNLPRPYRAWGYPWTSALVLLVTIGLFVGFAISDPYNFVLILIIVALSYPAYRLLIRKA, from the coding sequence ATGGAAAAATCTTTGTCAGGATCACCAAAACACGAACTGAAAAAAGTGCTGGGTGTCAGCTTTGGCGTGGCCGTGATGATCGGGGGCACCATTGGCGCGGGCATCCTGCGCACGCCGGGTACGATTGCTTTGATGCTGGACAACTATTGGCTCATTGTTTTGTGCTGGCTTTTCGGGGGAGTCTATGTGCTGATGGGTGTGAGTTCCTTTTCCGAAATGGCGACCATCATGCCCAAGGCCGGTGGTCCGTATAATTACGTGATGCGGGCTTTCGGTACCTACTGCGGTTTCCTCACGGGCTGGCTCGACTATCTCATCAACGCCATTGGGCCGGCTTACTTTTGCATTGTGATCAGCGAATATGTGGTCATCCTGTTTCCGGCCTGGGCTGGCTACGAAACGTTGGTGGCGGTGGGGTTTCTGTTGGTGTTCACAGCGTTTCACTTGGTTGGTGTGCAAGGTGGCAGCATCGCGCAGCAGATCATGAGCCTGGCGAAAGTCATTTTCTTTGTGGTGTTGATCGCGGCTTGCTTCTTTGTGAAGGTCGATCATATTTCTTTTGGTCAACCGTTGCCCGTATTGAAGGGTGGGTTGCTCATCGGTATGCTCAAATCCATGCAGTTGATCGTCGGTGCGTATGATGGATGGTGGTCGGCGTGCTTTTTTGCTGAGGAGGATAAGGACCCGGAAAAAAATCTGCCGCGTTCGTTGTTTATGGGGGCCGTTACGGTGATCCTGATCTATGTCATTTTCAATATTGCACTCTTTTATGTTGTCCCGCTCGATTCCATCTCCACCTCTACGCTGGTGGCTTCTGATGCTGCCAAGGTAGTTTTTGGAAGTGGTGGGGCCACGTTTGTGGTGGTGTTGGCGATCGCTTCGCTCGTGAGCATTCTGAATGCTTACATGATGATACCGGCGCGCATTCTGTTCGGGCTTAGCCGCGATGGTTTCTTTGTGCGGCAGGGGATGCAAGTTAATAAAGGTGGCACACCGACGGTGGCTTTGCTATCCTCGGCAGCGCTTGCATTGGGATTGATCCTTGTAGGGTCATTCGAAGCGTTGTTTTCGCTTAGTGCTTTTATATCGTTGATCGTGTTGGGGTTTGCATTCGGCGCGCTCATTAAGCTGCGCAGGGTTGAGCCTAACTTGCCCCGTCCCTATCGCGCGTGGGGTTATCCGTGGACGTCGGCGTTGGTGTTGTTGGTGACGATTGGGTTGTTTGTTGGGTTTGCAATCAGCGACCCGTATAATTTCGTGCTTATTCTCATCATTGTGGCGTTGTCGTATCCAGCGTACCGGCTGCTGATCAGAAAGGCTTAG
- a CDS encoding LPXTG cell wall anchor domain-containing protein gives MTGDNITNIILAVIAAISAGAAVTFYVKSKKSNKSIIKGNKVGGDLAGRDIKKK, from the coding sequence ATGACAGGTGACAACATCACAAACATAATTTTGGCTGTGATTGCAGCCATCTCTGCTGGGGCAGCCGTTACATTTTATGTAAAATCAAAAAAGAGCAACAAGTCCATAATCAAGGGCAACAAAGTTGGCGGCGATCTTGCGGGACGAGATATCAAGAAAAAGTAA
- the kdsB gene encoding 3-deoxy-manno-octulosonate cytidylyltransferase translates to MKIIGLIPARYASSRFHAKPLVDINGKSMIQRVCEQAAAAKSLSKVVVATDHEEIYNHVKSFGGDVCMTREDHVSGTDRCYEALALQKEKFDYVINIQGDEPFIQPDQIDLVAATLDGKTEIATLIKAIDDLEQLFNPSEVKIVLNAAREALYFSREAIPHIRNTERNLWLEKHRFYKHVGMYAYRSDILQKLTQLPVSALEKAESLEQLRWLENGFKITVVETTKETFGIDTPDDLLKAIEYLKA, encoded by the coding sequence ATGAAGATAATCGGACTGATACCCGCGCGGTATGCATCATCGCGGTTTCACGCCAAGCCGTTGGTGGACATCAACGGAAAATCCATGATCCAACGGGTATGCGAACAGGCAGCAGCCGCCAAAAGCTTGTCGAAAGTGGTAGTAGCCACCGACCATGAAGAAATCTACAACCATGTGAAATCCTTCGGCGGCGACGTCTGCATGACACGCGAAGACCACGTGAGCGGCACCGACCGCTGCTACGAAGCCCTGGCCCTGCAAAAAGAAAAATTCGACTACGTCATCAACATCCAGGGCGACGAACCCTTCATCCAACCCGACCAGATCGACCTCGTCGCCGCCACCCTCGACGGCAAGACCGAGATCGCCACCCTCATCAAAGCCATCGACGACCTGGAACAACTCTTCAATCCCAGCGAAGTAAAGATCGTGTTGAACGCCGCACGCGAAGCTTTGTATTTCAGCCGCGAAGCCATCCCCCACATCCGGAACACCGAGCGAAACCTGTGGCTGGAAAAGCATCGATTTTACAAACACGTCGGCATGTATGCCTACCGTTCCGACATCCTCCAAAAACTAACACAACTTCCTGTTTCCGCTTTGGAAAAAGCAGAATCACTGGAACAATTGCGCTGGCTGGAAAACGGCTTTAAAATCACCGTCGTGGAAACCACAAAAGAAACCTTCGGAATCGACACGCCCGACGACCTGCTAAAAGCCATCGAGTACTTAAAAGCATAA
- a CDS encoding alpha/beta hydrolase, with translation MNTKRIIKITFPIILLAGAYFLGSEPAKPKFDLALPQVPADPTGLVAYVKEKESHHKIKPENESRIEWYDSVPKRTEYVVVYVHGFSASPMEGEPTHRRFAKEFGCNLYLPRLADHGLDTTEALLMMTPDRLWESAKEALAIGKQLGDKVILMSTSTGGTLSLKLAAEYPNDVYALINLSPNIAINNSAAFLLNDPWGLQIVRLVKGGKYSVDKPDEFSKYWYDTYRLEATTQLEELVESTMTKDLFQRVKQPSLTVYYYKDEKDQDPTVKVSAMLEMNKALGTPDDMKEAVPIPGAGVHPLGFEKKCKDYPAVYGAVEKFALGKLKLTRAGQEMLVEN, from the coding sequence ATGAACACAAAAAGAATTATCAAGATCACTTTCCCGATCATCTTGCTGGCGGGCGCTTATTTTTTAGGCTCCGAACCGGCGAAACCCAAGTTTGACCTGGCCTTGCCGCAAGTTCCGGCCGATCCCACGGGGCTGGTGGCGTATGTGAAGGAGAAAGAATCGCATCATAAAATTAAGCCCGAGAACGAATCGCGCATCGAGTGGTACGACAGCGTTCCGAAACGCACCGAATATGTCGTGGTGTATGTGCATGGATTTTCGGCCAGCCCCATGGAAGGCGAACCGACCCACCGCCGCTTTGCCAAGGAATTCGGCTGCAACCTTTACCTGCCCCGCCTGGCCGACCACGGCCTCGACACCACCGAGGCCTTGCTCATGATGACACCCGACCGCCTCTGGGAAAGCGCCAAAGAAGCGCTGGCCATTGGAAAACAACTGGGCGACAAAGTGATCCTGATGAGCACTTCCACGGGCGGCACACTGTCGCTGAAGCTGGCGGCTGAATATCCCAACGATGTCTATGCCCTCATCAACCTTTCGCCCAACATTGCCATCAATAATAGCGCGGCGTTCCTGCTGAACGATCCGTGGGGGTTGCAGATCGTGCGGCTGGTGAAGGGTGGAAAATATTCGGTGGATAAGCCCGATGAATTTTCTAAATACTGGTATGATACCTACAGGCTGGAAGCCACCACCCAATTAGAAGAGTTAGTGGAGTCTACCATGACCAAAGATCTTTTTCAGCGTGTTAAGCAACCGTCGCTTACGGTGTATTATTACAAAGATGAGAAAGATCAGGACCCTACGGTGAAAGTCAGCGCTATGCTGGAAATGAACAAAGCATTGGGCACTCCTGACGATATGAAAGAAGCTGTGCCTATTCCTGGTGCGGGTGTTCATCCGTTGGGGTTTGAGAAAAAATGTAAGGACTATCCGGCGGTGTATGGGGCGGTGGAGAAGTTTGCTTTGGGGAAATTGAAACTGACACGTGCTGGACAAGAAATGCTGGTGGAGAATTGA
- a CDS encoding SdpI family protein, translating into MGSYLVAGLAILVVGLIVKYTNVRRNYWLGYRTPRSMKSPAHWAFTNQRTARYAIAIGILSDLIGIVFWYYKVDSIYLVLFTLMLLLAAIIEVEVALYKFDKQGRKE; encoded by the coding sequence ATGGGTTCATATCTCGTGGCAGGACTGGCAATTTTGGTCGTTGGACTGATAGTTAAGTATACCAATGTCCGGCGAAACTATTGGTTAGGCTACAGGACGCCCCGGTCGATGAAATCGCCGGCCCATTGGGCGTTTACCAATCAAAGAACGGCAAGGTATGCCATTGCTATCGGTATCCTGTCTGACTTGATCGGCATAGTATTTTGGTACTACAAGGTGGATAGTATTTATCTAGTGCTGTTCACCCTAATGCTCTTGCTTGCTGCCATCATTGAAGTAGAAGTTGCGTTGTATAAATTTGATAAGCAAGGGAGGAAAGAATGA
- a CDS encoding helix-turn-helix domain-containing protein: MTKPTHIGRKISRLRELKEMKQETLAEALGISQQAVSKIEQSETIEELTLERISKVLGFSPEAIKNYDDDKVVNNIQNNYDNASGPYNNQCIFHNDKVIELVEENKKLLNEVRSLYIALLKEKDEKIALLENRLNK, translated from the coding sequence ATGACGAAACCAACCCACATCGGCCGCAAGATCAGCCGCCTCCGCGAATTGAAAGAGATGAAACAAGAAACCCTGGCCGAAGCGTTGGGCATCAGCCAACAAGCGGTTTCCAAGATCGAGCAAAGCGAGACCATAGAGGAGTTGACGTTGGAGCGGATCAGTAAGGTGTTGGGGTTTTCGCCGGAGGCGATCAAGAATTACGACGATGATAAAGTTGTCAATAACATTCAAAATAATTATGACAACGCGTCCGGACCTTATAATAATCAGTGCATTTTTCACAACGACAAGGTTATTGAGTTGGTCGAAGAGAATAAGAAGCTGCTTAATGAAGTTAGAAGTCTTTACATCGCTTTGTTAAAAGAAAAAGATGAAAAAATCGCTTTGTTGGAAAATAGGTTGAACAAGTGA
- a CDS encoding ABC-three component system protein codes for MANEVQITDNVVTGDVIGRDKHVTIHPSAKTTAYLEGLYKKFLEEVKTAEERLFIDDLQHYTSQASGDVLGLEEKLKAGNRGEILWYAKDLKERYHKKLIRTSQFSMVAQKINLHLLTLIRTNYLTEIYPMIVERKEKAIIDNLINEKIVKPLLTELGENCLEFNADHILGMVYYLTGNCHIKWTE; via the coding sequence ATGGCGAACGAAGTTCAGATTACGGATAACGTCGTAACAGGCGACGTTATCGGGCGTGACAAGCATGTAACAATACACCCAAGTGCAAAAACGACAGCATACTTAGAAGGGCTATATAAGAAGTTTCTTGAAGAGGTAAAAACAGCCGAGGAGCGGCTCTTTATCGATGATCTTCAACATTACACCAGTCAGGCTAGCGGTGATGTTCTTGGATTAGAAGAAAAATTGAAGGCAGGAAATAGAGGGGAGATCCTGTGGTATGCAAAAGATTTAAAAGAAAGGTACCATAAAAAACTCATAAGAACATCACAATTCTCAATGGTTGCCCAAAAGATAAACTTACACCTTCTCACTTTGATTCGAACAAATTATTTGACCGAGATATACCCAATGATTGTTGAGAGGAAGGAGAAAGCTATTATTGACAACTTAATAAACGAAAAGATTGTCAAGCCGTTATTGACGGAGTTAGGCGAAAATTGCCTTGAGTTCAACGCAGATCATATACTAGGAATGGTCTATTATTTGACCGGAAATTGCCACATAAAGTGGACCGAATAA
- a CDS encoding ABC-three component system middle component 5, producing MLIYHPAFDLYNCIFRVLQLLIHLKDEQIEIDRLRIWDFYLTFPGEIRKMQFPRELHELKKIFKEKDPNPYEDLIDPKKIIERMKPYQLTAVKAIASYGFIDGQELSKGLVKKTGMEAIPTELRQILLTDLTIERLNVLRLVTGFRDLPLFGKSGLKYRTGLIEFKYDSR from the coding sequence ATGTTGATCTACCATCCTGCATTTGATCTATACAATTGCATTTTCCGAGTGCTACAATTGCTCATCCACCTTAAAGATGAACAGATCGAGATCGATCGTCTCCGAATCTGGGATTTCTATTTGACCTTCCCCGGAGAGATAAGAAAAATGCAATTCCCAAGAGAGCTGCATGAGCTTAAAAAAATTTTTAAAGAGAAAGACCCAAATCCATATGAGGATTTAATTGACCCAAAAAAAATCATCGAACGAATGAAACCATATCAACTGACTGCGGTAAAGGCCATTGCATCATACGGATTTATTGACGGGCAGGAATTATCTAAAGGTCTTGTAAAAAAAACTGGGATGGAGGCCATACCAACGGAGCTACGCCAGATTCTCCTGACAGACTTGACCATCGAAAGACTAAATGTTCTAAGATTGGTTACCGGGTTTCGTGACCTACCACTATTTGGCAAATCGGGACTAAAATATCGCACTGGCTTAATTGAATTTAAGTATGATTCACGTTGA
- a CDS encoding ATP-binding protein, producing the protein MIHVDPSLFLRRLVIISYTGTVAYDQHFHKGLNVIRGQNSSGKSTIANFIFYILGGDYNNWTTEASKCREIYAEVLLNDSVATLKRGITQAVHQPMSIYWGSYEEGLKDGLKWQTYPYRQTENLINFSRVIFNALGFPDVKTDEDASITMHQILRILYIDQDTATQNLFRAEKFDPPLTRQTVAEILLGIYDDSLYSDRVSLRNSEKQYDEKKSLYEGIRRGFSQAGEITPSELERSLEEAKISLDNLDGEIIKSKSQNRNFSSRKALEKVDTLQSEFTALKKIIITDDNNLQELEVDIFDSQQFIKTLERRIKEIDYSLVTRKYLGELTLTHCPNCLAKLTETALDGHCFLCKQPLEEEAERSNAKKLKQELELQIQESKSLLENKQSTTRNLRANMPARIERAKFLQREIDRAVKQSQSSRDEKIDELLIGKGRIEQQIRHLTDRIKAASILSQLREELAQLAHEIENVKLQIKEKEDLQTVKSQAAMSKIRSYTLNLLRNDLPRQAEFRSGTELEIDFRRDSYSLDGSNNFSASSKIYLKNSILYSIFFSSLDLDFMRYPRFILCDNMEDKGMEKERSQNFQNIIARISQNHQTEHQIIFTTSMISNELNSDTAVCIGDYYTDQHKTLRI; encoded by the coding sequence ATGATTCACGTTGACCCCTCCCTTTTCTTGAGAAGATTGGTGATTATCTCCTACACAGGAACCGTTGCCTATGATCAGCATTTTCACAAGGGTTTGAATGTCATAAGGGGGCAAAACAGTTCCGGAAAATCCACTATAGCCAATTTTATTTTCTACATTCTAGGTGGCGACTATAACAATTGGACTACCGAAGCCAGTAAATGTCGAGAAATCTATGCTGAAGTTCTATTGAATGACTCTGTCGCAACACTAAAGCGAGGCATTACACAAGCTGTTCATCAACCGATGAGTATATACTGGGGAAGTTACGAAGAAGGGTTAAAAGATGGATTGAAATGGCAAACCTATCCATATAGGCAAACAGAAAATTTAATAAATTTCTCAAGGGTCATTTTCAATGCTTTAGGATTTCCCGACGTTAAAACTGATGAGGATGCAAGCATCACGATGCATCAGATACTAAGAATTCTTTACATCGACCAGGATACAGCAACCCAAAATCTGTTTCGAGCTGAGAAATTTGATCCGCCTCTGACACGACAGACGGTAGCTGAAATTTTGCTTGGGATTTATGATGATTCTCTTTATTCCGATCGCGTTTCTTTGCGAAATAGCGAAAAGCAATATGATGAAAAAAAGAGCCTCTACGAAGGAATAAGACGGGGCTTCAGCCAAGCAGGTGAAATAACACCAAGTGAACTAGAAAGAAGCCTTGAGGAGGCAAAAATATCACTTGATAATCTTGACGGCGAAATTATCAAATCTAAAAGTCAGAATCGAAATTTTTCGTCACGGAAAGCCTTAGAAAAGGTGGATACGCTTCAATCTGAATTCACCGCACTAAAAAAAATTATAATTACTGACGACAACAATCTTCAGGAGCTCGAAGTAGATATTTTCGATTCTCAACAATTTATCAAAACGTTGGAAAGGAGAATTAAGGAAATCGATTACTCCCTTGTAACAAGAAAATACCTGGGCGAACTAACGCTAACACATTGCCCTAATTGCCTTGCAAAATTGACAGAGACAGCGCTGGACGGACATTGCTTTCTTTGCAAACAGCCGCTCGAAGAGGAAGCCGAAAGATCAAACGCAAAGAAGCTCAAACAAGAACTTGAATTACAAATTCAAGAGTCCAAGAGTTTACTTGAAAACAAACAATCAACAACCAGAAATTTAAGGGCAAATATGCCCGCTAGAATTGAAAGAGCCAAGTTCCTGCAGCGGGAAATTGACAGGGCTGTCAAGCAATCTCAATCAAGCCGTGACGAAAAAATCGATGAATTACTCATAGGAAAGGGAAGAATTGAACAACAAATTCGACACCTAACAGACAGAATCAAAGCAGCAAGCATTCTCTCACAGCTGAGAGAGGAACTTGCTCAGCTTGCCCATGAGATTGAAAACGTAAAACTACAAATCAAGGAAAAAGAAGATTTGCAGACAGTTAAAAGCCAGGCTGCGATGAGTAAAATTCGTAGTTACACTTTAAATTTATTAAGAAATGACCTCCCGAGACAGGCAGAATTTCGGTCGGGCACTGAACTTGAGATCGACTTTCGTAGAGATTCATATTCCTTGGATGGCAGTAATAACTTCTCTGCTAGTTCAAAAATTTACCTAAAAAATTCCATTCTTTATAGTATCTTCTTCTCGTCCCTTGATTTGGATTTCATGCGCTATCCACGGTTCATTTTATGCGACAATATGGAAGATAAGGGAATGGAAAAGGAGCGTTCGCAGAATTTTCAAAACATCATTGCGCGCATATCCCAGAATCACCAGACTGAACATCAGATAATTTTTACTACATCAATGATTTCGAATGAATTAAACAGCGATACGGCTGTCTGTATTGGTGATTATTACACCGATCAGCACAAGACGTTGCGGATTTGA
- a CDS encoding DUF4905 domain-containing protein: MGRSIEHNFSHVFDGTVWNLLASEKHDVLIVEVRNHEKKQVTFSACHCQTGQFLWRDVTFDEPWWINLAGVTGDVVLFTLYLETQNPDRKGVLAYHLIEQKILWWNNDLSLTEVSGAFVRGIASKYGHREVVLDAATGQAVDPAQAVQAPVSSAIRRPYQYLEENPYFATVKTFLEEKFNLSPVVALEYLEHDALIFISFYLREEELANYLMVLSAEANVLLKEKLDEQRKGIGLDTFFILSGCVFFVKNTRELDSYKIYD, from the coding sequence TTGGGGCGTAGCATAGAACACAACTTTTCGCATGTTTTTGACGGCACCGTATGGAACCTGCTCGCCTCCGAAAAACACGACGTGCTCATTGTCGAGGTGCGTAACCACGAAAAAAAGCAGGTTACTTTCTCGGCTTGTCATTGCCAGACAGGCCAATTCCTCTGGCGCGACGTCACCTTTGATGAGCCGTGGTGGATCAACCTGGCGGGCGTAACGGGCGATGTGGTGCTCTTTACCTTGTACCTGGAAACGCAGAATCCCGATCGCAAGGGCGTGTTGGCCTATCACCTCATCGAGCAGAAGATCCTCTGGTGGAACAATGATCTGTCTTTGACGGAAGTGTCGGGGGCTTTCGTTCGAGGTATTGCCTCGAAGTATGGTCACCGCGAGGTAGTGCTGGATGCCGCAACAGGCCAGGCCGTTGATCCCGCGCAGGCGGTCCAGGCGCCTGTATCCTCGGCGATCCGGAGGCCGTATCAATACCTGGAGGAGAACCCGTACTTTGCCACGGTGAAAACATTTTTGGAGGAGAAATTCAATTTATCTCCCGTGGTAGCGTTGGAGTATCTGGAGCATGATGCATTGATTTTTATTTCCTTTTATCTCCGGGAGGAAGAATTGGCGAATTATTTGATGGTGCTTTCGGCAGAAGCCAACGTGTTGTTGAAAGAAAAATTAGACGAACAGCGGAAAGGAATCGGTCTGGATACTTTTTTCATCCTTTCAGGTTGCGTATTTTTCGTGAAGAATACAAGAGAGTTGGATAGTTACAAGATCTATGATTAA
- a CDS encoding NfeD family protein, which translates to MKTLKPWLALLLLIVSSISTLAQQKRVMVMDIKDEIDPRMTRSVSLALEHAEKTNADIIIIEMDTYGGVLTDAKDIVDMILKVKKPVWVFVNSDAASAGALISIACDSIYMSPGASIGAATVVDGSGQKAPDKYQSYMRSIMRSTAEVNKRNPTIAEGMVDEQVEIDSIKKIGQVITFSTSEAIHNGYCEGEVNSVEEILKKNNIKDYTLDQYELSAADKIVAFFLNPFISGVLILIILGGIYFELQAPGATFPAVAAVVALTLYLVPYYLNGLAQNWEIIAFFIGMALIAAEVFVIPGFGVAGIAGIVLTVGSLVLIMINNKDFDFEFVRMNDILLALAAAVGGLLGSVILFFIGGAKLPDTRFYKRVALTHTQDSSEGYNSNFNKESLKGKNGTAHTVLRPSGKVIIEGHLYDAFTRGEYIDRGASVEVISETGSSVQVKQLTEQ; encoded by the coding sequence ATGAAAACGCTCAAACCCTGGTTAGCCCTCCTCCTACTGATTGTATCGTCTATTTCCACCCTGGCCCAGCAAAAGCGGGTGATGGTGATGGATATCAAAGACGAGATCGACCCCCGCATGACCCGCTCCGTGTCGCTGGCCCTGGAGCATGCCGAAAAAACAAACGCCGACATCATCATCATTGAAATGGACACCTACGGCGGCGTGCTCACCGATGCCAAAGACATCGTGGACATGATCCTGAAAGTGAAAAAACCGGTCTGGGTGTTCGTCAACTCCGACGCTGCATCGGCCGGCGCACTCATCTCCATTGCCTGCGACAGCATCTACATGTCGCCCGGGGCTAGTATTGGTGCGGCCACCGTCGTGGACGGCAGTGGGCAGAAGGCTCCCGACAAATATCAGTCTTATATGCGCTCTATCATGCGTTCCACGGCTGAGGTCAACAAAAGAAACCCGACCATCGCCGAAGGAATGGTAGATGAACAAGTGGAGATCGACAGCATCAAAAAAATTGGCCAGGTCATCACCTTCTCCACTTCCGAAGCCATTCACAACGGATATTGTGAAGGCGAGGTAAATTCCGTGGAAGAGATCCTGAAAAAGAACAACATAAAAGATTACACCCTCGACCAATACGAGTTGAGCGCGGCAGACAAGATCGTCGCCTTTTTCCTGAACCCATTCATCAGCGGCGTGCTCATCCTTATTATCCTCGGTGGGATCTATTTTGAACTACAGGCACCCGGTGCCACCTTCCCAGCCGTTGCCGCCGTGGTCGCGTTGACGCTCTACCTGGTGCCCTACTACCTCAACGGCCTGGCGCAGAACTGGGAGATCATCGCCTTCTTTATCGGGATGGCGCTGATTGCCGCGGAGGTCTTTGTTATTCCCGGATTTGGGGTGGCCGGCATTGCGGGGATCGTGCTCACGGTCGGGTCGCTGGTGCTGATCATGATCAACAACAAAGACTTCGATTTTGAATTCGTACGCATGAACGACATCCTGCTCGCCCTCGCCGCAGCAGTGGGCGGACTGCTGGGAAGTGTGATCTTATTTTTTATCGGCGGCGCCAAGCTGCCCGACACCCGTTTCTACAAACGCGTGGCCCTCACCCACACGCAAGACAGCAGTGAAGGCTACAACAGCAACTTCAACAAGGAATCGTTAAAAGGCAAGAATGGCACGGCCCACACCGTGCTGCGCCCCAGTGGCAAAGTGATCATCGAAGGACATCTCTACGATGCCTTCACCCGCGGCGAATACATCGACCGCGGCGCTTCGGTGGAGGTGATCAGCGAGACAGGTTCCAGTGTGCAAGTAAAACAACTAACCGAACAATAG